From Candidatus Omnitrophota bacterium, one genomic window encodes:
- a CDS encoding iron-containing alcohol dehydrogenase, which produces MIKFESTTKLILSDNLASDIGAIVRDEMPKNITVILDANIAGQESVVKMLEAIETIAAVKAVTVKSAEPTTDMVNEYAGKLRKVKTGLYIGIGGGSVLDLTKALSVMTVNAGKVEEYHGTGKIFTSGVKKMMVPTTAGTGSEVTGGAVLVNERTKFKRGIGGKYVIPDYAILDASLTATMPDSITASTGMDAIGHAVESYTARCANDITRIYSKEAFRLVYNNLPKVLNDRQNMDLRRKVLLGSTLAGIAIANSNTGACHSISYAMGLYHNIPHGLAVAYLLPAVVKINMEKGCNLYADLYDLIDVADKGLSIRMKAERFSSDLSVYGPLSCLTKKFSDYGVTEKNRGFIAKRGLDLTPALSNNPVEFGLEEALRVLREV; this is translated from the coding sequence ATGATAAAGTTTGAGTCGACAACAAAGCTGATATTGTCGGATAACTTGGCATCCGATATCGGCGCGATCGTCAGAGACGAGATGCCGAAGAATATTACGGTTATACTCGATGCTAACATTGCCGGACAAGAAAGCGTAGTAAAGATGCTCGAAGCTATCGAAACTATTGCCGCGGTGAAAGCGGTTACCGTGAAATCAGCTGAACCCACTACGGATATGGTAAACGAATATGCCGGAAAATTGAGGAAGGTGAAGACGGGCCTGTATATAGGTATTGGCGGGGGAAGCGTGCTTGATCTGACTAAGGCGCTTTCCGTCATGACCGTAAACGCCGGCAAAGTCGAGGAATATCACGGGACCGGCAAGATCTTTACGTCTGGCGTAAAGAAGATGATGGTGCCGACAACCGCCGGTACAGGAAGCGAAGTGACAGGTGGCGCGGTCCTGGTCAACGAAAGGACAAAGTTCAAAAGAGGCATCGGGGGCAAGTATGTCATTCCGGATTATGCCATATTGGACGCATCGTTGACGGCCACGATGCCGGACAGTATTACGGCCTCCACGGGAATGGATGCTATAGGCCATGCGGTGGAGTCGTATACGGCACGGTGTGCGAACGATATAACGAGGATCTACTCAAAAGAGGCATTCAGGCTCGTTTATAACAATCTTCCCAAAGTTCTTAACGACAGGCAGAATATGGACTTGCGGAGGAAGGTCCTTCTCGGCTCGACTCTGGCCGGCATAGCGATCGCTAACTCCAATACCGGGGCATGCCACTCGATATCTTACGCGATGGGGCTCTACCACAATATTCCGCACGGTCTGGCGGTGGCATATCTATTACCGGCGGTCGTGAAGATAAATATGGAAAAAGGGTGCAACTTGTATGCAGATCTTTATGATCTGATAGATGTCGCCGATAAAGGCTTATCGATAAGGATGAAGGCAGAGAGGTTCAGCAGCGACCTATCAGTCTATGGCCCGTTATCGTGCCTTACTAAAAAATTCAGTGATTACGGTGTGACGGAAAAAAACCGCGGTTTTATAGCTAAGAGGGGCTTAGACCTTACGCCCGCATTGAGCAATAATCCGGTTGAGTTCGGGCTCGAAGAAGCCCTTAGGGTACTGAGAGAGGTTTAG
- a CDS encoding DegT/DnrJ/EryC1/StrS family aminotransferase: protein MDSWKIPWSGKAHDFTDEEISFIVNVMKTADPLTQGKYLKLFEEELTRYLGADTGSVCALNSATSALELVAAFCGLKEGDEVIVPGHTFTASALPFLRRGARIIWADIDPLTWVISADDVINKITKRTKAIVLVHLYGVTADVGKFIKIGADKKILIVEDAAQAFGAMHAGKRAGTLADFGVFSFHAQKNMTTFGEGGALYVKDAGIAAKVPGMRNFGAKPFDKKEFYWKPAMTNIDTVLDNELPYKFTISEIQCAIGYKLLKRIESLNNSRKARYLEFRKALSAFPELVFQKVPDGCEPSYHLLPAKYEGRKHGIASTRDDLIKALAFEYKVQAIVQYYPLYRYDLYKKCGQGKAECPNTDNLFDNMVSFPFHQWMSDEDFGYMVNSTKKALMKLRGQKNDKV from the coding sequence GTGGATAGCTGGAAAATACCGTGGAGCGGAAAGGCTCATGATTTTACCGATGAGGAGATATCCTTTATTGTAAATGTTATGAAGACGGCTGATCCGCTTACACAGGGTAAATACCTGAAATTATTCGAAGAAGAGCTTACCAGATACCTGGGGGCAGATACCGGCAGCGTTTGCGCCCTGAACAGCGCGACATCTGCGCTTGAACTCGTAGCGGCGTTCTGCGGCCTTAAAGAAGGGGATGAAGTTATAGTCCCCGGCCATACATTCACCGCTTCGGCCTTGCCATTCTTAAGGAGGGGAGCAAGGATCATCTGGGCGGATATTGACCCTTTGACCTGGGTTATAAGCGCCGATGATGTAATTAATAAGATCACGAAACGGACGAAAGCGATAGTGCTGGTCCACTTATACGGCGTGACCGCTGATGTCGGTAAGTTCATAAAGATAGGCGCCGATAAAAAGATACTTATAGTGGAAGACGCCGCCCAGGCATTCGGGGCGATGCATGCCGGAAAAAGAGCGGGCACACTCGCCGATTTCGGGGTATTCAGCTTCCATGCACAGAAGAACATGACGACTTTCGGCGAAGGCGGAGCACTATATGTTAAGGATGCGGGTATTGCGGCCAAGGTGCCCGGTATGAGAAATTTCGGCGCAAAGCCGTTCGATAAGAAAGAGTTCTACTGGAAGCCGGCTATGACAAACATAGATACGGTTCTCGACAATGAACTTCCCTATAAATTTACGATTTCTGAAATACAATGCGCGATAGGGTATAAGCTTCTCAAAAGAATAGAGAGCCTTAATAATTCCAGGAAAGCGCGGTATCTCGAGTTCAGGAAGGCGCTATCCGCATTCCCTGAACTGGTCTTTCAGAAGGTGCCGGATGGATGTGAACCATCATATCATCTATTGCCAGCAAAGTATGAAGGCCGGAAGCACGGAATAGCATCGACGAGAGACGATCTTATAAAAGCGCTGGCTTTTGAGTATAAGGTACAGGCGATAGTCCAGTATTATCCTTTGTACAGATATGATCTCTACAAGAAATGCGGCCAGGGGAAGGCCGAATGCCCGAATACGGATAACTTATTCGACAACATGGTCTCGTTTCCTTTCCATCAATGGATGTCCGATGAAGATTTTGGGTACATGGTGAATAGCACCAAGAAAGCCTTAATGAAGCTGAGGGGACAAAAGAATGATAAAGTTTGA
- a CDS encoding radical SAM protein has translation MKILFIYPNANGYGRIPIGISVIMTMLSVRGHKIELFDTTFILKTEHADNAVREKAKLVLPTDTSNLYEGLSPEKVDRMLEEKFMRFSPDLIAISIVEDNYQYADHLLSIINGIDKDIPVIAGGSTPTIVPHILIDNPNIDYIIQGEGEDAMAEFCGLLSAHKDVRGVKGLWFKDNGKVRRNPLRPFVDLDTLPFQDLDFWDSRHFVKAYNGKLYKAGYFEMSRGCLNRCSYCINDSYQKLFRDSGSYHRRKSVERAIGEIKSLKERYGFDIIFFCDDNFLLLPDRKMAQFAALWKLKVTLPYWINTTVETLTRQKLEMLKASGCCGIGIGIESGSEWMRRHILRRSVTNKKIEDVFGLIHEFGIRTTANNMIGFPGEYEEDIFETIKLNKRIKPKSCDVTFVAPYAGTAIYSVSKKFGYIEVSDRPGFKGMSRQINMRYGPVIQNPEISAERLMDIFYKFIDYVDGRISIPEKFNLPAPGSDGSAAGRGRMSIGVKEALDAFVP, from the coding sequence GTGAAGATACTGTTTATCTATCCGAATGCCAACGGTTATGGCAGGATCCCTATTGGGATTTCGGTTATTATGACCATGCTGTCCGTCCGCGGCCACAAGATAGAGCTCTTTGACACGACATTTATACTGAAGACAGAACACGCCGATAATGCTGTCAGGGAGAAGGCGAAACTGGTCCTTCCTACGGATACGTCAAACCTTTACGAGGGGCTTTCGCCGGAAAAAGTGGACAGAATGCTGGAAGAAAAGTTCATGAGGTTTTCACCTGACCTTATAGCGATAAGCATAGTGGAAGACAATTATCAATATGCGGACCATCTTCTCAGTATCATCAACGGCATAGACAAGGATATACCGGTAATCGCGGGAGGTTCTACACCGACCATAGTGCCGCATATCCTTATCGACAACCCCAATATCGATTATATAATCCAGGGTGAAGGAGAAGATGCTATGGCTGAGTTCTGCGGCCTCTTGTCTGCCCATAAAGATGTCAGGGGTGTAAAGGGCCTATGGTTTAAGGATAACGGAAAGGTGCGGCGTAACCCGTTAAGGCCGTTCGTGGATCTTGATACGCTTCCATTTCAGGATCTCGACTTTTGGGACAGCCGCCACTTTGTGAAGGCGTACAACGGGAAACTTTATAAAGCCGGATATTTCGAGATGTCGCGAGGCTGCCTCAACAGGTGCTCTTATTGCATAAATGATTCATATCAGAAATTATTCCGCGATTCAGGCAGCTACCATCGCAGGAAGTCGGTTGAAAGGGCTATCGGCGAGATAAAGTCTTTAAAGGAAAGGTACGGATTCGACATCATATTCTTCTGCGACGACAACTTTCTCCTATTACCGGATAGGAAGATGGCGCAATTTGCGGCATTGTGGAAGCTGAAGGTAACCCTGCCTTACTGGATAAACACTACCGTCGAAACGCTCACGAGGCAGAAGCTGGAGATGCTTAAAGCGTCCGGATGCTGCGGCATTGGAATAGGGATAGAGTCCGGCAGTGAATGGATGAGAAGGCACATCCTGCGCCGCTCGGTTACTAATAAGAAGATAGAAGATGTGTTTGGACTTATACACGAGTTCGGCATACGCACTACTGCGAATAATATGATAGGTTTTCCCGGTGAATACGAGGAAGATATTTTTGAGACAATAAAGCTCAATAAACGCATAAAGCCGAAGAGCTGCGATGTCACTTTCGTCGCGCCGTACGCCGGGACAGCGATATATTCCGTCTCGAAGAAATTCGGCTATATAGAGGTGTCTGATAGGCCCGGTTTTAAGGGCATGTCGAGACAGATCAATATGAGATACGGTCCTGTTATACAGAATCCTGAGATCTCAGCTGAAAGGCTCATGGATATATTCTATAAATTTATCGATTACGTGGATGGGCGCATCTCAATACCGGAGAAGTTCAACCTTCCCGCCCCGGGAAGCGATGGTTCTGCTGCGGGCCGCGGCAGGATGAGCATAGGCGTAAAAGAGGCGCTCGACGCTTTCGTGCCATGA
- a CDS encoding class I SAM-dependent methyltransferase, whose amino-acid sequence MKTKIKKGVDIEIKKKLIPFAEFHSPSKAAMKITASQAELVREFNRKVTDGLIEYETVECLCGARAFDLLASADRYAMIQDSVVCTKCGLIQSNPRMTEEELRRFYSSDLYRRCYEGDDYLDTAKFKYDTKYGYYIFDEIRKVREIVPGMTIVELGAGGGWNLVPFRDAGAKVLGVEYSPSLVKFGRDNGMEMVQGDITNINGTYDVVILNHVFEHMLNPVSFLKKLTKHLDTGSVVYIAVPNIMNFGMLQLQNAHTYYFSPETLEYFCSLGGLEMVKRGPAQKIHMYGIFRKVAKEGRQADLGGHYKKMRRHIMKSNVKFRIKSVLRALCLK is encoded by the coding sequence TTGAAGACGAAAATAAAAAAAGGCGTAGATATCGAGATAAAGAAAAAACTGATCCCATTCGCCGAATTTCACTCTCCCTCAAAGGCTGCTATGAAGATCACGGCATCTCAGGCTGAACTTGTACGGGAGTTTAACCGTAAGGTGACGGATGGCCTTATTGAATACGAGACTGTCGAATGTCTGTGCGGCGCCCGCGCATTCGATCTCCTGGCATCAGCGGACAGGTACGCCATGATACAGGATTCAGTGGTTTGCACAAAATGCGGGCTCATCCAGTCGAACCCAAGGATGACGGAAGAGGAGCTTCGGCGCTTCTATTCTTCGGATTTATACCGGAGGTGCTACGAGGGCGACGACTATCTGGACACGGCAAAATTCAAATATGATACTAAGTACGGCTACTATATATTCGATGAGATAAGAAAAGTTAGAGAGATCGTGCCTGGCATGACTATTGTGGAGCTGGGCGCCGGGGGCGGCTGGAATCTGGTGCCGTTCAGGGATGCGGGAGCCAAGGTCCTAGGCGTGGAGTATAGTCCGAGCCTTGTAAAGTTCGGCCGGGATAATGGGATGGAGATGGTGCAGGGTGATATAACAAATATAAACGGCACCTATGACGTGGTCATCCTTAACCATGTGTTTGAACATATGCTGAACCCGGTAAGCTTCCTTAAGAAGCTGACGAAACATCTTGATACGGGGTCCGTCGTATATATAGCGGTCCCGAATATAATGAATTTTGGGATGCTGCAGCTTCAGAACGCGCATACCTATTATTTTTCGCCTGAGACGCTAGAATACTTCTGTTCTCTCGGAGGGCTGGAGATGGTGAAGAGAGGCCCTGCCCAGAAGATCCACATGTACGGGATATTCAGGAAAGTCGCCAAGGAAGGACGGCAGGCAGATCTCGGGGGCCATTATAAAAAAATGCGCCGGCATATCATGAAGTCGAATGTCAAATTCCGGATAAAATCCGTGTTGAGGGCGTTATGCCTAAAGTAA